Sequence from the Aspergillus nidulans FGSC A4 chromosome III genome:
TCAGAGACCACGGCTCCCCACTAACTGCTAGCTTTTTTGCAGACAAGAACACTGCCGCTGCGGAAGAGGCAGACGTCATCATTTTGGGATGCAAGCCGTACCTCGTCGATGCAATGTTagcagaggaggagcttgcggaTGCACTAGCTGGAAAGTTAGTGATCAGTATTATTGCAGGCAAGACGATCGATGTTCTGTCTGAGGGGATAagccagaaccagacagAAAATTCCCCGTCTAAAAAGGCTGTTATCGTCCGCGCAATTCCAAATGTTGCTGCTAGCGTGCGCGAATCCATGACGGTGATCGAACTGCCtactccatctccatccaaCGACCAAAAAGACCTCATCACCTGGATCTTCTCACAGATTGGACAAACTTCATTTCTTAGCTCTGACCTTTTCGACTGCGGTACTATGCTCATGGCCTCGATCGCGACGGTCTCTGTTGCCGTCGACGGGATCTTAGACGGGTGTGTGGCGGAGGGGATGAAGAGAGCGGACGCGTCCGAGATGACGGCGCAGTGTCTCTTGGGTCTGGCAAAGCTCTTAAGAGAAGGATACCATCCGGCTGTACTAAGGGAGAGTATTTCGTCGCCGCGGGGCTGTACAATTCAGGGACTTTTGGCTGTGGAGAGGGGTGGTGTGAGGAGTGCGTTTGCAGAGAGCGTGATAGCAGGGACCGGACATCTAAAGAGATTACAGGGGAGGGAGTAGTTCCCCGCTGTGGGAGTGGAGTTGAAAATAGAGCATGGATATGACTGAGTCGAGATATGGCGCAGAGAAAACGTAGGCGAATATTGATCCACAAGGCGCTGCAGCCCCCTTACGTGCCTTCCTGGTTGGCGGCGCATGATAGAGAGTACTGGCCCGGACAATCCATTCCTGCTCAGTGACACCCCAAGCTCTATAACAACTACAAGGGTATAATGCTACTGAACTATAGCGGGGACTGTGCAAGAACCAAGGGCACGCCATAAAATGCTGGATTTGGGGATAGGCAAAACAAGAGGGTTTACAGTCCGAGGCGGGCGTATCAAAAAGAGAGGGGCCGTGATTGATCCGTCATGACTTTCCCTCTGTCTTTTTCCATGGATGCTCCAAGGAGAGGGGGCCGAGCGAATACATCTAGACATACCTGTCCCGGAGTCGATTAGTCGTTGACGTTGACGTATATCTGTTTAAAAAACGTCGATTCTCAAGGGCCATCCGTAATCCATTCAAATGACATACCCTGCCGGAGCGTAATCAACACCTTTCTCTAACTCTCTCTCTCTGCGTCTCATGTTTCTTGTAACCCTTTGATCTCTCGGCGTACAATTTCGCTCACTCTTCCGATAAGAGAAGTCTCTTCGCCCCAATAAGTCGGGTGGACAGGCAGCACGGGCGTGAGAGCCGGCAACAAGGCTGGCTGAGACTTCTAAACATTTTAGAGCGCAAATTTGCGTAGACGTGCACTAGTAGTCTTATGGCGCAGCGTTTGTTGCTGGAAAAGGGGACGAGTAGACAATGTCAGGTGACGGCTGTTGCCCTATGTTGTCGGCTCAGACAGCAACCATACTTCACGGAAACCCTGATTCTTGCCCTGGGTATAATGCATCTAATGCCTACGATCATAATTGAGATTTTGTCGATGTCACTATTTCGTCTACATTTTCCTGTATCCGACAAGAGACCTGTCCTCGTCTACGCTGCTATCAAGAAGCTTGGTGCCGGCGTTACGATTCCGCCGGCCCAATGGGTCTCATGCATAAGTCCCACGGCTTGTACCCTTCTTCCCCTCCGGCTATCTACCCGACCCTGCTGCATCTTGTGATCCTATTACTCTCGGAGCAGAGCACCACATAACGCTGATAAATGGCCTGACTTATCTGATCTCGTGCTCAAATACAGAGCGAGTTTTTGCGGATGCTCCTCTGTGGTAACTGTACCTGTAACTCTTTTTTATCTCCCTTGGGGCATATGGACAGATGCTGGCTGGCTCTGTTTGAAGTGTGGAGGCTGGAGCTGCGTGGCATGAAATGAGCTTAAGATACAGTCTGAACGGAGAATTGGAGACAGACGTTTGCGTTAGGGTTGCACCAAGAAGTAGAGAGGCGCAGGCCTGAGCCTGGTGAGGAAGGTTAGGGGTTACTTATGGGAG
This genomic interval carries:
- a CDS encoding pyrroline-5-carboxylate reductase (transcript_id=CADANIAT00006103) — encoded protein: MASSSDLTLAFIGCGNMGSAILSGILDASKVVSSPFSRILACTKTQSSAEKLDARFRDHGSPLTASFFADKNTAAAEEADVIILGCKPYLVDAMLAEEELADALAGKLVISIIAGKTIDVLSEGISQNQTENSPSKKAVIVRAIPNVAASVRESMTVIELPTPSPSNDQKDLITWIFSQIGQTSFLSSDLFDCGTMLMASIATVSVAVDGILDGCVAEGMKRADASEMTAQCLLGLAKLLREGYHPAVLRESISSPRGCTIQGLLAVERGGVRTGTVQEPRARHKMLDLGIGKTRGFTVRGGRIKKRGAVIDPS